TCTTGACGCTCAGGAACAGCTCTTCCGCGATGATCGATACCGATTGCCCGCGCGCCAGCTTGCAGAAGATCTGAAACTCACGCTTGGACAGCGTCTGGTGCAGCGGCTGGTCGGTCGGCTTTTCCAGGCCGCCAATGAGCAGCTCGGCCACGGTCGGGCTGACATAGCGACGGCCTTGCGACACGGTACGGATGGCCTTGACCAGCTCGTCCGGCGCGCTTTCTTTTGTCAGA
The sequence above is a segment of the Desulfopila inferna genome. Coding sequences within it:
- a CDS encoding response regulator, with translation SGEEVMEQLRTGAFDVVVLDISMPDRNGIDTLKLARQRHPDLPVLILSTFPEDQYAINLIRAGASGYLTKESAPDELVKAIRTVSQGRRYVSPTVAELLIGGLEKPTDQPLHQTLSKREFQIFCKLARGQSVSIIAEELFLSVK